One part of the Rutidosis leptorrhynchoides isolate AG116_Rl617_1_P2 chromosome 1, CSIRO_AGI_Rlap_v1, whole genome shotgun sequence genome encodes these proteins:
- the LOC139887870 gene encoding BRASSINOSTEROID INSENSITIVE 1-associated receptor kinase 1-like yields MDRKVSFISAPVLVWFILILNNLSKVYGNGEGDALNALKTQLGDPNNVLQSWDATLVNPCTWFHVTCNSENSVTRVDLGNANLSGQLVLQLGQLPNLQYLELYSNNITGKIPSELGNLTNLVSLDLYLNRLDGGIPDTLGKLSKLRFLRLNNNTLTGTIPISLTTITSLQVLDLSNNNLSGDVPVNGSFSLFTPISFAGNINLKPPPVIPQAPTPPSSQSSSVGNSATGAIAGGVAAGAALLFAGPAIALAWWRRRKPQDHFFDVPAEEDPEVHLGQLKRFSLRELQVATDNFSNRHILGRGGFGKVYKGRLADGTLVAVKRLKEERTQGGELQFQTEVEMISMAVHRNLLRLRGFCMTPTERLLVYPYMANGSVASCLRERPDTQEPLDWPIRKRIALGSARGLAYLHDHCDPKIIHRDVKAANILLDEEFEAVVGDFGLAKLMDYKDTHVTTAVRGTIGHIAPEYLSTGKSSEKTDVFGYGVMLLELITGQRAFDLARLANDDDVMLLDWVKGLLREKKLETLVDADLKGNYIDEEVEQLIQVALLCTQGTPLERPKMSDVVRMLEGDGLAERWEEWQKEEMFRQEFSNTHNPNSDWIIADSTYNLRPDELSGPR; encoded by the exons ATGGATCGGAAAGTTTCTTTCATTTCAGCTCCAGTTCTTGTTTGGTTCATATTGATATTAAACAACTTGTCAAAAGTCTATGGGAATGGTGAAG gcgatgcattgaatgctttaaaGACTCAATTAGGTGACCCGAATAATGTTCTTCAAAGTTGGGATGCGACTCTTGTAAATCCATGTACTTGGTTTCATGTTACATGCAATAGTGAGAATAGCGTTACACGAGT TGATCTCGGAAACGCAAACTTGTCAGGTCAACTGGTTCTGCAGCTTGGTCAACTTCCTAATTTACAGTATTT gGAACTTTACAGTAATAACATTACTGGAAAAATTCCTAGTGAGCTTGGGAACCTAACAAACTTAGTGAGTTTGGATCTTTATCTCAACCGATTAGATGGTGGAATTCCTGATACGTTGGGCAAGCTCTCGAAGCTTCGTTTCCT GCGTCTCAACAACAACACATTGACGGGAACTATTCCGATTTCGTTGACTACTATAACTTCACTGCAAGTTCT TGATCTTTCAAACAACAATCTAAGTGGAGATGTCCCGGTTAACGGTTCCTTTTCTCTTTTCACACCTATCAG TTTTGCTGGTAATATCAACTTGAAACCTCCTCCAGTAATTCCTCAAGCTCCAACACCACCGAGTTCTCAATCTTCTTCTG TCGGGAACAGTGCAACCGGGGCAATTGCTGGAGGAGTTGCTGCCGGTGCCGCCCTATTGTTTGCGGGTCCCGCAATTGCACTTGCTTGGTGGCGACGCAGAAAACCACAAGATCATTTCTTTGATGTACCTG CTGAAGAAGATCCCGAAGTTCATTTAGGGCAATTGAAGAGGTTTTCACTTCGTGAACTTCAAGTTGCAACCGACAATTTCAGTAATAGACATATTCTTGGGCGAGGTGGATTTGGTAAAGTTTACAAAGGGCGATTAGCGGATGGAACTTTGGTAGCTGTAAAAAGGCTAAAAGAGGAACGAACTCAAGGTGGCGAATTGCAGTTTCAGACCGAAGTCGAAATGATCAGTATGGCTGTTCATCGAAATCTACTTCGGTTACGAGGGTTTTGCATGACACCCACCGAGCGGTTGCTTGTTTATCCGTATATGGCTAATGGGAGTGTCGCCTCGTGCTTAAGAG AGAGACCTGATACACAGGAGCCACTTGATTGGCCAATAAGAAAGCGAATTGCATTGGGGTCTGCAAGAGGTCTTGCTTATTTGCATGATCATTGTGACCCGAAGATCATTCATCGTGATGTGAAAGCTGCAAATATATTATTAGACGAAGAATTTGAAGCAGTTGTTGGAGATTTTGGGTTGGCTAAGTTAATGGACTATAAAGATACTCATGTTACGACAGCTGTTCGTGGTACAATTGGACACATAGCCCCTGAGTACTTATCAACGGGAAAATCTTCTGAGAAAACTGATGTTTTTGGGTATGGTGTGATGCTTCTCGAGCTCATAACTGGTCAAAGGGCATTCGATCTTGCTCGTCTTgcaaatgatgatgatgtcatgTTGCTTGATTGG GTGAAAGGGCTATTGAGGGAGAAGAAGTTGGAGACACTAGTGGATGCTGATTTGAAAGGTAATTATATAGACGAGGAGGTCGAACAATTGATCCAGGTGGCGCTATTGTGCACGCAAGGAACTCCGTTGGAGCGGCCGAAAATGTCGGACGTTGTGAGAATGTTGGAAGGTGATGGTTTGGCGGAACGATGGGAGGAATGGCAAAAAGAAGAGATGTTTAGGCAAGAATTCAGTAACACACATAATCCAAATAGTGATTGGATTATTGCAGATTCAACATACAATCTTCGTCCTGATGAACTATCTGGTCCCAGATGA